In the Geobacter sp. FeAm09 genome, one interval contains:
- the recB gene encoding exodeoxyribonuclease V subunit beta — protein MKNLDLRAIDTCGPTLIEASAGTGKTWTITALYTLLLLEQRLRPEEILVVTYTKAATAELRDRIRKRIAATLDLYATGREPADELEQLLLDSPKVNREAAQLLLTRALYSFDDAAIFTIHGFCQRALLENAFESGSLFDSELTADQSALAAQVCDDFWRTRIMADTGPFLERLVREGYTPDKLAAPFEGQYQNPDLNVIPEAVDVDLARLAGQRDALLPPVAAMWAAERAAIVQILNQANLSQTSYKPAQIEAAAAKLDVCLGQGNLDKGSDGLALFTPARIEKGMKKGSARPEHLFFDLCGRLHDAVVRVEDGFDTKLIHRRIELKAWLRDELARRKQALNLRCYDDLLLDLHLALEGPGGARLAAGLRERYQAALIDEFQDTDPLQWRIFARLAGLPAGNGAMDRPERGTFGTATPEAPPYPLFLIGDPKQAIYSFRGADIHAYLAAARATAADRRWTLDTNRRSTPPLVAAVNALFDTGNPFLNPGIRFNPVQAGRQRHQHLLRHGRPVEQPLRFWVYQRADQSKPAAKGTARGTTVTATAAEIARLLDGKSEIIPKDGIRRPLKPGDMAILVKAHYQADQMQSALAALGIPSVQHGNATIFETREALDLLRILRAAADPGRSALIREALLTSVVGLSANDVFALQHDETAWEVWLFRFRTLHEAAQTGGVIALVSRLLGECGVRRQALASADGPRRMTNILHCCELLHQAEQEQGRGLEGSIAWLERRITGEMQDDTFLLRLETDANAVTISTIHASKGLEYPVVFLPFAWDPPSAQNRRVLFHDASGKLTLDLGSDKRDTDHRQLAREEQDAEAARLLYVALTRAEFLCYVAWGGIKGAFESPLRRLLHGEDYRDAKSFGAAPDQEILAALAGLAGKAAREGGPSPIAAGFMPADTPAPPYSPDRETSASFACRGVQRTIAAQWRVSSFSAITDGAERHLQPRDYDAVAAHDAPPAMAEPPAGTDGPPAGFGTDLSIFGFPRGAAAGTCLHELFEQLDFSAVEGESLERLCQTVLLRNGYDGRWLPAVQRMVMDIVAAPLLSDEPGFSLSRLKPGSWQVEMEFFLPVASLSGGRLAELFAGLLSPDRHGGFGEILAALHVQETRGMLQGFMDMVFEHNGRFYIIDWKSNHLGGRPGDYSATKLLEPMARHAYILQYHLYTLALDRLLRLRLPGYEYDTHFGGAIYVFLRGIVAGSAEYGIYRDKPSPLFISRANELLLGSGEAGLA, from the coding sequence ATGAAAAACCTCGACCTGCGCGCAATCGACACCTGCGGCCCGACCCTGATCGAGGCCAGCGCCGGTACCGGCAAGACCTGGACCATCACCGCGCTCTATACCCTGCTGCTCCTGGAGCAACGCCTGCGCCCGGAGGAGATCCTGGTGGTAACCTACACCAAGGCCGCCACCGCCGAACTGCGCGACCGCATCAGGAAACGGATCGCCGCCACCCTGGACCTGTACGCCACCGGACGGGAGCCGGCCGACGAATTGGAACAGCTGCTGCTGGACAGCCCAAAGGTGAACCGGGAGGCCGCGCAACTCCTCCTTACCCGCGCCCTGTACTCCTTCGACGATGCGGCCATCTTCACCATCCACGGCTTCTGCCAGCGGGCGCTGCTGGAAAACGCCTTCGAGAGCGGTTCGCTGTTCGACAGCGAACTGACCGCCGACCAGTCCGCCCTGGCGGCCCAGGTATGCGACGACTTCTGGCGGACCCGGATCATGGCCGACACGGGGCCGTTCCTGGAACGCCTGGTCAGGGAGGGATACACGCCGGACAAGCTGGCTGCCCCCTTTGAAGGGCAGTATCAGAACCCGGACCTGAACGTCATCCCCGAGGCTGTAGATGTGGACCTGGCCCGGCTCGCGGGGCAGCGGGACGCCCTGCTGCCGCCGGTGGCGGCCATGTGGGCTGCGGAACGCGCGGCCATCGTCCAGATCCTCAACCAGGCCAACCTGAGCCAGACCAGCTACAAACCGGCCCAGATCGAGGCGGCCGCGGCAAAACTCGACGTCTGCCTGGGACAGGGGAATCTGGACAAGGGAAGTGACGGCCTGGCGCTGTTTACCCCGGCCCGCATCGAAAAGGGCATGAAGAAAGGGTCCGCCCGGCCGGAGCACCTCTTTTTCGACCTCTGTGGCCGCTTGCACGATGCCGTTGTCCGGGTCGAAGACGGGTTCGACACGAAACTGATCCATCGCCGGATCGAGCTCAAAGCATGGTTGCGGGACGAACTGGCCCGGCGCAAGCAGGCCCTTAACCTGCGCTGTTACGACGACCTGCTGCTGGACCTGCACCTGGCCCTGGAGGGGCCGGGCGGGGCGCGGCTGGCCGCCGGGCTCCGCGAGCGCTACCAGGCGGCCCTGATCGACGAGTTCCAGGACACCGACCCGCTGCAATGGCGGATATTCGCCCGCCTGGCCGGGTTGCCGGCAGGAAATGGGGCAATGGACCGGCCGGAACGGGGTACTTTCGGCACGGCCACCCCGGAGGCGCCTCCGTACCCGCTCTTCCTCATCGGCGACCCCAAACAGGCCATCTACAGCTTCCGGGGCGCCGACATCCATGCCTACCTCGCCGCTGCCCGGGCCACGGCAGCGGACCGGCGCTGGACCCTGGACACCAACCGCCGTTCCACCCCGCCCCTGGTGGCCGCCGTCAATGCCCTGTTCGACACGGGCAACCCGTTCCTCAATCCCGGCATCCGGTTCAATCCGGTTCAGGCCGGCCGGCAGCGGCACCAGCACCTCCTGCGCCACGGCAGGCCGGTGGAGCAGCCATTGCGGTTCTGGGTATACCAACGTGCCGACCAGTCAAAGCCGGCGGCCAAAGGGACGGCACGCGGGACGACGGTCACGGCGACCGCCGCGGAAATCGCCCGCCTGCTGGACGGCAAGAGCGAGATCATCCCCAAGGACGGCATCCGGCGGCCGCTCAAGCCGGGTGATATGGCCATCCTGGTCAAGGCCCATTACCAGGCCGACCAGATGCAGAGCGCCCTGGCCGCCCTGGGCATCCCCTCGGTCCAGCACGGCAATGCCACCATCTTCGAGACCCGCGAAGCGCTCGACCTGCTGCGCATCCTCCGGGCCGCCGCCGATCCGGGCCGCAGCGCCCTGATACGCGAGGCGCTGCTCACCTCCGTCGTCGGCCTGTCGGCCAACGACGTCTTTGCCCTGCAGCACGACGAGACCGCCTGGGAGGTCTGGCTGTTCCGCTTCCGGACGCTGCACGAGGCGGCCCAGACAGGAGGGGTGATCGCCCTGGTTTCGCGCCTGCTGGGGGAGTGCGGCGTCAGGCGGCAGGCGCTGGCCTCTGCCGACGGCCCCCGGCGCATGACCAACATCCTGCACTGCTGCGAACTGCTGCACCAGGCGGAGCAGGAGCAGGGGCGCGGCCTGGAGGGCTCCATCGCCTGGCTGGAACGGCGCATCACGGGAGAGATGCAGGACGACACCTTTCTCCTGCGCCTGGAAACGGACGCCAACGCCGTCACCATTTCCACCATCCATGCCAGCAAGGGCCTGGAATATCCGGTGGTGTTCCTCCCCTTTGCCTGGGACCCCCCTTCCGCCCAAAACAGGCGGGTGCTCTTCCACGATGCCTCCGGAAAGCTGACCCTCGACCTGGGGTCGGACAAGCGGGACACGGACCACCGGCAACTGGCCCGGGAGGAGCAGGATGCCGAGGCGGCGCGGCTGTTATACGTTGCCCTCACCCGGGCCGAGTTCCTCTGTTATGTGGCCTGGGGCGGCATCAAGGGCGCCTTCGAATCGCCGTTGCGCAGGCTGCTCCACGGCGAGGACTATAGGGACGCCAAGTCGTTCGGCGCCGCCCCTGACCAGGAAATCCTGGCCGCCCTCGCCGGGCTGGCCGGCAAGGCGGCCCGTGAGGGCGGCCCCAGCCCCATTGCCGCCGGATTCATGCCGGCAGACACGCCCGCCCCGCCCTATTCCCCTGATCGGGAAACGTCAGCCTCCTTCGCCTGCCGCGGGGTGCAGCGGACTATTGCCGCCCAGTGGCGCGTCTCCAGCTTCAGCGCCATTACCGACGGCGCCGAACGCCACCTCCAGCCCCGCGATTACGATGCCGTGGCCGCCCACGACGCTCCCCCGGCCATGGCAGAGCCCCCGGCCGGCACAGACGGCCCGCCGGCCGGGTTCGGAACCGACCTGTCCATCTTCGGCTTTCCCCGCGGCGCAGCCGCCGGCACCTGCCTCCATGAGCTGTTCGAGCAACTCGATTTCAGCGCCGTGGAGGGGGAGTCCCTGGAGCGGCTCTGCCAAACCGTTCTGCTGCGCAACGGCTATGACGGGCGCTGGCTGCCGGCCGTGCAGCGCATGGTCATGGACATCGTCGCCGCCCCGCTCCTCTCCGACGAACCCGGCTTTTCCCTCTCGCGCCTCAAACCGGGTTCGTGGCAGGTCGAAATGGAGTTTTTCCTCCCGGTGGCCAGCCTGAGCGGCGGCCGCCTGGCCGAGCTGTTCGCCGGGCTGCTGAGCCCCGACCGGCACGGCGGGTTCGGAGAAATCCTGGCCGCGCTCCACGTCCAGGAAACCCGCGGCATGCTCCAGGGCTTCATGGACATGGTCTTCGAGCACAACGGCCGCTTCTACATCATCGACTGGAAATCGAATCACCTGGGAGGCCGGCCCGGGGATTACAGTGCAACAAAGCTCCTGGAGCCCATGGCCCGCCACGCCTATATCCTCCAGTACCATCTCTACACCCTGGCCCTCGACCGGCTGCTGCGCCTGCGTCTGCCCGGGTATGAGTACGACACCCATTTCGGCGGGGCCATCTACGTATTTTTGCGGGGGATCGTCGCCGGCTCCGCCGAATACGGCATCTATCGCGACAAACCGTCGCCCCTGTTCATCAGCCGGGCAAACGAGCTGCTGTTGGGGAGCGGCGAGGCGGGCTTGGCTTGA
- a CDS encoding PilZ-like domain-containing protein translates to MNDFDIYANYFPAGMKVSVGIPLANAGVFRDWAIIHEIDEDFVSLQLSRDQLPHDASLHVGQILDLRGGKDESGYSCRAIIVAEGPAREVLLRLIGEIVSDELREFYRIDAFLPIKYYISSEQNVEILKQEWGERREQRQAVDIELKNKRWDSSLVLERAALPPERRLEQADEDEGAGNEHADKQNGHDGEHDGQEEREGVDGEFEEREGLEETEEPADSWDTIIPLAANISGGGVRIITHQQFESGVYVLLEILVPMPRRIVDIVARVITANRNFAAGNDREYFNTGLQFVFIDERDRDAIISHISNVQLKRIRQLREQFIYRDGRPARGEEQEEAPRFNWARFGRRLGYAIVFLLIVMLIGDYFRHYAKGHPKNEIEEIFEGGIRKYLEKFK, encoded by the coding sequence ATGAACGATTTCGACATTTACGCCAATTATTTCCCTGCCGGCATGAAGGTCAGCGTCGGCATTCCCCTGGCGAATGCCGGAGTATTCCGCGACTGGGCCATCATCCACGAGATCGACGAGGATTTCGTTTCCCTCCAGCTTTCCCGTGACCAGCTTCCCCACGACGCCTCCCTCCATGTGGGCCAGATCCTCGACCTGCGCGGCGGCAAGGATGAAAGCGGCTACAGTTGCCGGGCCATCATCGTTGCCGAAGGCCCTGCCCGGGAGGTCCTGCTCCGCCTGATCGGCGAGATCGTTTCCGACGAACTGCGGGAGTTCTACCGGATCGACGCCTTCCTGCCGATCAAGTACTACATCTCCTCCGAGCAGAACGTGGAAATTCTCAAGCAGGAATGGGGGGAGCGCCGCGAGCAGCGTCAGGCCGTCGACATCGAACTCAAGAACAAACGTTGGGATAGCAGCCTTGTCCTGGAACGTGCGGCGCTCCCGCCGGAACGGCGGCTCGAACAGGCCGATGAGGATGAGGGAGCGGGCAACGAGCACGCTGACAAGCAGAACGGGCATGACGGGGAACACGACGGACAAGAGGAGCGTGAGGGCGTAGACGGGGAGTTCGAAGAACGCGAGGGGCTGGAAGAGACGGAGGAACCGGCCGACTCATGGGATACCATCATCCCCCTGGCCGCCAACATCAGCGGCGGCGGCGTGCGCATCATCACCCACCAGCAGTTTGAAAGCGGCGTCTATGTGCTGCTGGAAATCCTTGTCCCCATGCCGCGCCGCATCGTGGACATTGTGGCGCGGGTCATCACCGCCAACCGCAATTTCGCCGCCGGCAACGACCGGGAGTACTTCAATACCGGCCTGCAGTTCGTGTTTATCGACGAGCGGGACCGGGATGCCATTATCAGCCACATCTCCAATGTCCAACTCAAGCGGATACGCCAGCTGCGCGAACAGTTCATCTACCGTGACGGCCGTCCCGCCAGGGGGGAGGAACAGGAGGAGGCGCCACGGTTCAACTGGGCCCGCTTCGGCAGACGCCTGGGCTACGCCATCGTCTTCCTGCTGATCGTCATGCTCATCGGCGATTATTTCCGGCATTACGCCAAGGGGCATCCCAAAAACGAGATCGAAGAGATCTTCGAGGGGGGGATCAGAAAGTACCTGGAGAAGTTCAAATAG
- a CDS encoding DUF1858 domain-containing protein yields MITRDMIIADIIRQHPETLAVFQSYHLDCYECQIADLETVEHGAGVHKVAIDELVEALNRSLE; encoded by the coding sequence ATGATCACACGGGACATGATTATCGCCGACATCATCAGGCAGCACCCCGAAACACTGGCGGTATTCCAGAGCTATCATCTCGACTGTTACGAATGCCAGATCGCCGACCTGGAAACGGTCGAGCATGGCGCCGGCGTCCACAAGGTCGCCATTGACGAACTGGTCGAAGCGTTGAACAGATCTCTGGAATGA
- the coaD gene encoding pantetheine-phosphate adenylyltransferase codes for MRKIAVYPGSFDPITYGHVDIINRGLRIFDQVVVAVAANSQKNPLFSIDERVGLIRDVFRDEPRVVVDTFSGLLIDYVASRGAHVIIRGLRAISDFEYEFQIAQMNSTIGQGVETLFMMTSLQYGYLSSSIVKEVCLLNGNIDRFVPPEVKAALRAKFELE; via the coding sequence ATGAGAAAGATCGCAGTCTATCCCGGTTCCTTCGATCCCATCACCTACGGCCACGTGGACATCATAAACCGCGGCCTGAGGATCTTCGACCAGGTGGTGGTGGCGGTGGCCGCCAACTCCCAGAAGAACCCCCTGTTTTCCATCGACGAACGGGTCGGCCTGATCCGCGACGTGTTCCGGGACGAACCGCGGGTGGTTGTTGACACCTTCAGCGGCCTTCTGATAGATTATGTCGCCTCACGGGGGGCACATGTCATCATCCGGGGACTGCGCGCCATATCGGACTTTGAGTACGAGTTTCAGATCGCCCAGATGAACAGCACGATCGGCCAGGGGGTCGAAACGCTGTTCATGATGACATCGCTCCAATACGGCTACCTCTCCTCCTCCATCGTCAAGGAGGTCTGCCTGCTGAACGGGAATATCGACCGGTTTGTGCCGCCGGAAGTGAAGGCCGCCCTCAGGGCGAAATTCGAACTCGAGTGA
- the rsmD gene encoding 16S rRNA (guanine(966)-N(2))-methyltransferase RsmD produces the protein MRVIAGSVRGMRLAAPRGMQTRPTADRVREALFSIISSRRGLEEAQVLDICAGTGGLGIEALSRGAAFCCFVEHDRRVQAVLEKNLEVTGLAARSQLLTVDCLKAVRLLASQGRRFDVVFFDPPYASALYGTVPEALDNLHLLADDGLLVVECAARNPLPERVGALIKDDRRVYGDTALEFFTLEGA, from the coding sequence ATGCGCGTAATTGCGGGCAGTGTGCGGGGGATGAGACTTGCGGCGCCCCGGGGGATGCAGACCCGTCCCACGGCCGACCGGGTCAGGGAAGCGCTTTTCAGCATCATTTCGAGCCGTCGCGGCCTTGAAGAAGCCCAGGTGCTGGATATCTGCGCCGGGACCGGCGGTCTGGGGATCGAGGCCCTGAGCCGGGGGGCGGCCTTTTGTTGTTTCGTGGAGCATGATCGGCGCGTCCAGGCGGTTCTGGAAAAGAATCTGGAAGTCACCGGCCTCGCCGCCCGGTCGCAGCTTCTCACCGTCGATTGCCTCAAGGCCGTGCGGCTTCTGGCCTCGCAGGGGCGGCGCTTCGATGTGGTATTCTTTGACCCCCCCTATGCCTCGGCCCTTTACGGCACCGTGCCGGAGGCGCTGGACAATCTGCACCTGCTGGCGGACGACGGACTGCTGGTTGTGGAATGCGCGGCGCGCAATCCCCTGCCGGAACGGGTCGGGGCGCTGATCAAGGACGATCGCCGGGTTTACGGCGACACGGCACTGGAGTTTTTTACGTTGGAGGGCGCATGA
- a CDS encoding tetratricopeptide repeat protein translates to MNRGRVLPYRFMRHLAAAAWMGGILLPGTAGAVQWRPLARTARHDVALDMDSLKLTPLGRVTVWLRFTPLGEPQRKLAAAEYGEKQYRLHLEYYEIDCSEQTDVLELMDIIGPDGKRLTRMKGGGPLAAIFPGSALDLAARQVCPSFEDEAVADDEVETPDSNDTEEAGTQQVTEEVRTRIAEALRKTQKEPDNQAAWRELGNAYYDGDQPQQAIEAYDRALAFAPDDADILNDQGAMYRQLGDFTRALANFEKALKIAPYNLESLYNAGYVNAFDLNRMDKAREAWRRYLELDRTSDTARQVQGFMERYGK, encoded by the coding sequence GTGAACAGAGGACGGGTACTACCATACCGCTTCATGCGCCACCTGGCGGCGGCGGCCTGGATGGGCGGCATTCTTCTCCCGGGGACCGCCGGCGCCGTCCAATGGCGCCCCCTGGCCCGTACGGCGCGCCACGATGTTGCCCTTGACATGGATTCGCTGAAACTGACCCCCTTGGGCAGGGTGACCGTCTGGCTTCGGTTTACCCCCCTGGGCGAACCGCAACGCAAACTGGCCGCCGCCGAGTACGGCGAAAAGCAGTACCGTCTCCATCTGGAGTACTATGAAATAGATTGCAGCGAACAGACCGACGTCCTGGAACTGATGGACATCATCGGGCCGGACGGGAAACGGTTGACAAGAATGAAGGGGGGAGGCCCGCTGGCGGCCATCTTCCCCGGCTCGGCGCTCGACCTGGCCGCCAGGCAGGTCTGCCCGTCTTTCGAGGATGAAGCCGTTGCAGACGACGAAGTGGAAACGCCGGACAGCAACGACACGGAAGAGGCCGGCACGCAGCAGGTCACGGAAGAGGTCCGCACGCGCATTGCCGAGGCGCTCCGAAAGACCCAAAAGGAACCGGACAACCAGGCCGCCTGGCGCGAACTGGGAAATGCCTATTACGACGGCGACCAGCCCCAGCAGGCCATCGAGGCCTACGACCGGGCGCTGGCGTTCGCCCCCGACGATGCGGACATACTCAACGACCAGGGCGCCATGTACCGCCAGTTGGGCGATTTCACACGGGCCCTGGCAAATTTTGAAAAGGCGCTGAAGATTGCGCCCTATAACCTGGAAAGCCTCTATAACGCCGGGTACGTCAATGCCTTCGACCTGAACCGCATGGACAAGGCGCGGGAGGCGTGGCGCCGCTACCTGGAGCTGGACCGGACCAGCGACACCGCCCGCCAGGTTCAGGGGTTCATGGAACGTTACGGCAAATAG
- a CDS encoding Ig-like domain-containing protein: protein MILLTSLVLGCGGGGGGGGGTTADTTPPTVSISAPANNASASGTVAVTASASDNVGVSKVELYVNGSLQTTVTASPYTFSWDTSSLTSGTYSLTAKAYDAANNSTTSSAVSVAVNGAKTGPATATLTLSIPSLPANTLVGGVIFNITLPSGVSPAVLSGTDASGSVTFTGSASGSLSVADYTAPQISFGSVTLSGFGTGNFMTVNCTVGSGTAVSPSGFSLSGIQVFDTNGTQIPTATINMSVLLF from the coding sequence ATGATTCTACTGACATCACTGGTTCTCGGGTGCGGCGGCGGGGGTGGTGGAGGCGGCGGAACAACAGCGGACACGACACCGCCGACGGTCTCCATCAGCGCTCCGGCCAACAACGCATCGGCAAGCGGGACCGTTGCCGTCACCGCCAGCGCGAGCGACAACGTCGGCGTAAGCAAGGTCGAGCTCTACGTGAATGGGAGTTTGCAGACCACGGTAACGGCGTCCCCCTACACGTTCAGTTGGGATACCTCGTCCCTGACGAGCGGGACCTACAGCCTGACGGCAAAAGCATACGACGCCGCAAACAACTCGACGACCTCCAGTGCGGTTTCCGTAGCGGTCAATGGCGCCAAAACGGGTCCGGCCACCGCTACCCTCACCCTGAGCATCCCGAGCTTGCCCGCGAACACCCTCGTCGGAGGGGTGATATTCAACATTACCCTGCCGTCCGGGGTATCGCCGGCCGTTCTCTCCGGCACCGATGCCTCGGGTTCGGTGACCTTTACCGGCAGCGCCAGCGGCAGCCTCTCCGTTGCCGATTACACGGCGCCACAAATATCATTCGGCAGCGTAACCCTGAGCGGCTTCGGCACCGGCAATTTCATGACCGTGAACTGTACCGTCGGCTCCGGGACGGCCGTTAGCCCGAGCGGTTTTTCGCTCTCGGGCATTCAGGTGTTTGATACAAATGGCACCCAGATACCTACAGCGACCATCAACATGTCGGTTCTGTTATTTTAG
- a CDS encoding radical SAM protein, translated as MTISPCTKDRVTHGHPCFGGNRHKNGRIHLAVAPRCNIKCGYCDRKHDCANESRPGVTSRLLSPREALEQVRGVMADGQLDKIIKVIGIAGPGDPLANEETFETFRLVKAEFPELMFCMSTNGLLLPERIKDLAAINLHSLTVTINAVDPAVGAQIYRHVIYHGAHYRGEEGAAILIKNQFEGVRLAAEQGLVVKVNTVLTPGINDSQIPLIADKVSEYGAFVMNIMPIIPQAELAHVAPPSPEYLETVRADNEQIISQFRGCQQCRADAVGLIGGGCPL; from the coding sequence ATGACCATATCCCCATGCACCAAGGACCGCGTCACCCACGGCCACCCCTGCTTCGGCGGCAACCGCCACAAAAACGGCCGCATCCACCTGGCGGTGGCGCCGCGCTGCAATATCAAGTGCGGCTACTGCGACCGCAAGCACGACTGCGCCAACGAATCGCGCCCCGGCGTCACCAGCCGGCTGCTCTCCCCCCGGGAGGCCCTGGAGCAGGTACGCGGCGTCATGGCTGACGGGCAACTCGACAAGATCATCAAGGTGATCGGCATCGCCGGGCCAGGCGACCCGTTGGCCAACGAGGAGACCTTTGAGACCTTCCGGCTGGTGAAGGCCGAGTTCCCCGAACTCATGTTCTGCATGAGCACCAATGGCCTGTTGCTGCCCGAGCGGATCAAGGACCTGGCGGCGATCAACCTGCACAGCCTTACGGTGACCATCAATGCCGTCGATCCGGCTGTCGGTGCCCAGATCTACCGCCACGTGATCTACCACGGCGCCCACTACCGGGGCGAGGAAGGGGCCGCCATCCTGATCAAAAACCAGTTCGAAGGGGTACGCCTGGCCGCCGAACAGGGCCTGGTGGTCAAGGTCAACACGGTGCTGACCCCCGGCATCAACGACAGCCAGATACCGCTCATCGCCGACAAGGTCAGCGAGTACGGCGCCTTTGTCATGAACATCATGCCGATCATCCCCCAGGCGGAGTTGGCCCATGTCGCACCTCCGTCGCCGGAATACCTGGAAACGGTGCGGGCGGACAACGAACAGATCATCAGCCAGTTCAGGGGCTGCCAACAGTGCCGCGCCGATGCGGTCGGTCTCATCGGCGGCGGTTGTCCACTATAA
- a CDS encoding MalY/PatB family protein → MNTQPFDFDTPVDRSATDSEKWDKYQGRDVIPLWVADMDFRSPPAVIEALHQRIEHGVFGYTHPPQGLVEAVLDHLERDFGWQVQSEWLVWLPGLVCGLNVLSRAVGEAGDEVITFTPVYPPFMSAPTLSQRTTVKVPLQLHDGRWVADMERLERAITPRTKLLLLCSPHNPVGRAWTRDELQQFAAVAERHDLVIGSDDIHAGLILDEGTRHLPIAALSPETARRTITLLAPSKTYNIPGLGCSFAVISDPALRRSFIKAAGRIVPHVNLLGYTAAEAAYRHGEPWRHDLLSYLRGNRDLLAEAVARMPGLTTYHVEATYLAWIDTRAAGISDPGRFFEEAGVGLSNGFEFDAPGFVRLNFGCARGLLKEALQRMERALRQR, encoded by the coding sequence ATGAACACTCAACCTTTCGACTTCGATACCCCCGTTGACCGCAGCGCCACCGATAGTGAAAAATGGGACAAGTACCAGGGGCGTGACGTCATCCCGCTCTGGGTGGCGGACATGGACTTCCGTTCTCCCCCGGCGGTGATCGAGGCGCTGCACCAGCGGATCGAGCACGGCGTGTTCGGCTACACCCACCCGCCGCAGGGGCTGGTGGAAGCGGTGCTGGATCACCTGGAGCGGGATTTCGGCTGGCAGGTACAGTCTGAGTGGCTGGTCTGGCTCCCCGGCCTGGTATGCGGCCTGAACGTGCTCAGCAGGGCGGTGGGGGAGGCTGGCGACGAGGTGATAACCTTCACCCCGGTGTATCCGCCTTTCATGTCGGCCCCGACCCTGTCGCAGCGCACCACGGTCAAGGTGCCGCTGCAACTGCACGACGGCCGCTGGGTGGCCGATATGGAAAGGCTGGAGCGGGCCATCACGCCCCGCACCAAACTGCTCCTGCTGTGCAGCCCGCACAATCCGGTGGGCCGGGCCTGGACCCGGGATGAACTGCAGCAGTTCGCCGCTGTGGCCGAGCGCCACGACCTGGTGATCGGCTCGGATGATATCCACGCCGGCCTGATTCTGGACGAGGGGACACGTCATCTGCCGATAGCCGCTCTGTCGCCGGAAACGGCCCGCCGCACCATTACGCTGCTGGCCCCCAGCAAGACCTACAACATCCCCGGCCTGGGCTGCTCCTTTGCGGTGATCAGCGATCCCGCCCTGCGCCGCAGCTTCATCAAGGCGGCCGGCCGCATCGTGCCGCACGTCAACCTGCTCGGGTACACCGCCGCCGAAGCGGCCTACCGCCACGGCGAACCGTGGCGGCACGACCTGCTCTCATACCTTCGCGGCAACCGCGATCTCCTGGCTGAAGCCGTGGCGCGGATGCCCGGCCTGACGACCTATCACGTGGAGGCCACCTACCTGGCCTGGATCGACACCCGTGCCGCGGGCATCTCCGATCCGGGCCGCTTCTTCGAGGAGGCCGGCGTGGGATTGTCCAATGGCTTCGAGTTCGATGCGCCGGGGTTTGTGCGGCTCAACTTCGGGTGTGCGCGGGGCCTGCTGAAGGAAGCGTTGCAGCGGATGGAACGGGCGTTGCGGCAGCGCTGA
- a CDS encoding OmpA family protein — translation MQDADRALEAARQAGKDKTCPAEFKAAEDAKNNAYDVYRACHTEEGVALAKEATAKANALCPPQAVKEEPAPVVPSPAPPAPPVPSDNLTVTPSSVTKGQSATLAWSSQNATTCNIQPGIGQVQPQGSMTVTPAADTTYTLTCNGEGGTAKSTAYIDVAAPAPVAQPMTKLCSPTVINIKFDTNKADIKPQYHDELKKLADFLKEFPNAKGSIEGHTDSVGTMSGNMKLSQRRAESVRNYLIKNFGIAPERLGAKGFGPTKPVADNKTAAGKQQNRRIESNFTCE, via the coding sequence ATGCAGGACGCTGACCGGGCTCTAGAGGCTGCCCGCCAGGCCGGCAAGGACAAAACCTGCCCCGCCGAGTTCAAGGCCGCCGAAGATGCCAAGAATAACGCCTATGATGTCTACCGGGCATGCCACACCGAAGAGGGGGTCGCTCTGGCAAAGGAGGCGACGGCGAAAGCCAATGCCCTCTGCCCGCCGCAGGCAGTCAAGGAGGAACCGGCTCCTGTCGTTCCCTCTCCGGCCCCCCCGGCCCCTCCCGTTCCTTCCGACAATCTGACGGTCACCCCGAGTTCCGTTACCAAGGGTCAGTCGGCAACCCTGGCGTGGAGTTCGCAGAATGCGACGACCTGCAACATACAACCCGGCATCGGGCAGGTGCAGCCGCAAGGCTCCATGACGGTCACGCCCGCTGCTGATACCACCTACACCCTCACCTGCAACGGCGAAGGGGGCACGGCAAAGAGCACGGCATACATCGACGTCGCCGCACCTGCTCCGGTTGCGCAGCCCATGACCAAATTGTGCAGCCCGACGGTAATCAACATCAAGTTTGATACCAACAAGGCCGACATCAAGCCCCAGTATCATGATGAACTGAAAAAACTGGCCGATTTCCTCAAGGAATTCCCCAATGCCAAAGGCAGCATAGAAGGACACACCGACAGCGTCGGCACCATGTCCGGCAACATGAAGCTTTCCCAGCGCCGCGCCGAAAGCGTCCGCAACTACCTTATCAAGAATTTCGGCATAGCTCCGGAACGTCTGGGTGCCAAGGGTTTCGGCCCCACCAAGCCGGTCGCCGACAACAAGACCGCAGCGGGCAAACAGCAGAACCGCCGCATTGAATCCAACTTTACCTGCGAGTAA